Genomic DNA from Haloarcula marina:
CAACGTCTGCCAGTCGTTCGTCCTCGGCGCGGCGATGACCGACATCGACCTCACCGTCGCCACGCCCGAGGGGTACGGCGTCTCCGAGGACGTTCTGTACCGCGCCGCCGCCGTCGGCGAGGCACCCGAGACGACCCACGACCCCGAGGCGGCCGTCGCCGACGCCGACGTGGTCTATACGGACGTGTTCGTCAGCATGGGCCAAGAGGACCGCCGCCACGAGAAACTGGACGACTTCGACGGCTTCCAGATAACTACCGACTTCCTCGGTGACCGCACGCTGATGCACTGCCTGCCCGCCCACCGCGGCGAGGAGGTCACCGACGACGTCATCGAGTCGGACAACGCCGTCGTCTGGGACCAGGCGGAGAACCGCTTGCACGCGCAGAAGGGCCTGTTAGCGTGGTTAGCGGAGAACCAAACGGCGTGACGTTCCTCGAAGTGACGCGGCGAGCGGAGTGAGTCGCGTCGCGGCCAAGCAGAACTGAGTCCGCGCTGACCGACGGTTAGCGCGGCTTTGCGGCCACTCAGTCGCTGAGCGCCGCCGCGAGCGTTTCGAGGTCGGCCTTCCGGAACGGTTTCTCGGCGGCCTCGGCGTCGTCGGCCAGTCCGTCGACGTTCGCGCGGATGGCCGCGCGCATCTCGGACTTCGGCGGGAGTCGTCCCTCGCCCACCTCGTGGCCGACCGCCTCGCAGATGGCCGCGAGCGCCTCTTTCGTGAACGCCGTCGACTCGACGCGTTCGTACCGCCCGACTGCCTGTCGAATCTCGTTGCGCAGGTCGTGAACCGTCGCCATGGTGGCACTCGCGCGCCCGACGGAGGTGTGACTTGCGGTCGGACTGTCTCCGTCGGCGGTGTCGCCCGCACCTGGTGGGGCCGTCGATTGCTGTCGGTTCCACCCGAAACGATGGTCTTTCCGGTGCGTTTGAGAACTGTTGGCACAGCACCTCTCACCGAGGAACCGCGGAGTTCCACCCGAAACGGTACCCTTCTCGATACGTTCGGCAACGTCGCTCACTTTCGCTCGCGGCCGGCGGGCGTCGGTCCATCGCCGACGAGGTATCGCCGACGATAGTGGGTGAGGCGGAGGTAACGACCCCGTTTATGCGTTCGGCACCCCTACGCGTCCGTACATGGCTATCGACCCGTCACCCGACGCGTTCCGCGAACTCATGGTCGACGAGGAACCCGAACTCGACGAGGTGATGGCCTGCGTCTTCGGCGTCCAGCGACACGAAGTGCGGACGTATCTCGCCCTGCTCGACGCGCCCGGAAGCACCGTCGAGGAACTCGCGAGCCACCTCGACCGCGACCGCTCGAACGTCAACCGCTCGCTGTCGACGCTCCGGGAGAAAGGACTGGCCGAGCGCCGACGGCGTTTGCTCGACGGGGGCGGCCACGTGTATCAGTACACGGCGACGCCGCTCTCGGAGGCCCGCGAGTTGCTGCACGAGACGCTGGACCAGTGGACGGCGGCGGTCCACGACCGCATCGACGAGTTCGACACCGACGCCGTCTGACCGGCGAACCCGCTGCTCAGTCGCCGACGCTCCCGGACCGCAACCGTCCGACTTTTGCCCGGTGGGGCCATGGGCACGAACAATGGCCGACCTGCAACTCACCGACGAGGTTCCGTCGGTGGCCGACGACGGCGTTTGGCTCGTGTGCATCGAGTGCGGCGAGTCGTTCGCTCCCTTCGACGAGGTTCGATACACGTGCGACCACTGCGACGGACTGCTGGAGGTTCGCTACGCCGACCTGCCCACCTTCGAGGACTTCGAGGGCGAGGGGTCGGGCGTCTGGCGCTACCACGCCGCGCTTCCCTTCGACGTGGGCGTCACGCTCCCCGAGGGGAACACGCCGCTCCATCGGGTCCCGCGTATCGAGGAGGAGGTCGGCGTCGACAGCCTCCGGGTCAAACACGAGGGGATGAATCCCACCGGGTCGTTCAAGGACCGCGGCATGACCGTCGGCGTCCGCGTCGCCCAAGAGGTCGGCGTCGACCGACTCGCCTGCGCGTCGACCGGGAACACCTCCGCGGCGCTGGCGGCCTACGGCGCTCGCGGCGGGATGGAGACGCTCGTCCTCCTGCCCGCCGGGAAGGTCGCCGCCGGGAAAATCGCACAGGCGGCCCTGCATCAGGCCCGCATCCTCGAAGTCGACGGCAACTTCGACCAGTGTCTCGACCGCGTGCAGGACCTCGCGGCCCGCGGCGAGGCGTACCTCCTGAACTCGCTGAACCCCTTCCGTCTGGAGGGCCAGAAGACCATCGGCCTCGAAATCATGGAGGAGCACTACGCCGACTACGGCGAGTACCCCGACCGCATCGTTCTGCCGGTCGGCAACGCGGGCAACACCGCGGCGCTGTACAAGTGCTTCCGCGAACTCGTGAAAACGGGGGCAATCACGGAAGACCAGGTGCCCAAAATCACCGGCGCACAGGCCGAGGGGGCCGCGCCGATGGTCGAAGCCATCGAGGAGGGTCTCGACGAGACCCGCCGCTGGGAGGAAGTCGAGACCCGGGCGACGGCCATCCGCATCGGCAACCCGGTCAACGCACCGAAGGCTCTCCCCGGTATCCGCGAGACGGGCGGCACCGCCGTCGCCGTCTCCGACGCGGAGATTACCGAGGCCCAGCGCGACCTCGCGGGCGAGGGCGTCGGTGTCGAACCGGCCTCCGCCGCCTCCGTCGCTGGCCTGCGGAAACTCCGCGAACGCGGCGTCGTCGACGACGACGAATCCGTCGTCTGCCTGACGACGGGCCACCTACTGAAAGACCCCGATGCGGCCGCCGAAGCGGGTGCCGAACCCGAACCGGTGCCCAACGATACCGACGCTATCTTAGCGCACATCGACGAGGGGCGCTCGGTCACCGAGACGGTCCGGAAACAGGCGTCGAAGGCCGCCGACGCGCCGCTGGTCCCGGCGCTCGTCGCCGGCGGCCTCGGCATCGCGTACCTCTACCGGAAACTTCGTTCGAAGGAGTGACCTCGGAGGGCGGCGACAGCGAGTCGGTCGCTTGACGGTGGGTCATCGGCCGACAGGCCTCGATGCGGCCGCCGAGGCCGGTACCGACCCCGACCCGGTCGACAACAGTGTCGCGGCCGTGGTGACGCATCTGTCCGAGAACTGACCGCGCCCGCTCTGCGACCAATTCTTATCACCCTCGGAGACGGAAACAACGGCATGGAGCGCCCCGCACACCCTCTCGTCCCGACCGCCCTCGCCGACTCACGGAGCCACCCATGACCGGTGTCTACGAACGCGCCCTCGGCGACGCCGCCGCCGACCTCCACCCGAAGGTCCGCGAACGGTACAGCATCGGCCCCGAGGACGGCGTCACCGTCGGCCGGGGGGAGATGGACATCTCGCGGGGCACGCACGTCCTCCCGGCGCTGTACGCGATGACGGGCCGAGAGATGCTGTTTCCCGAAGCGGGTCACGACATCCCGTTCTCGGTGACGACGGTCGGGTACGAACTCGACGGTCACGAGGCGATGACGACCCGTCGGGAGTTCGACTTCGGCCGCAAGCGGCGACGCTTCGACTCCGTGACCGTGTGGGACGACGACGGCGAGCGACTGCTCGACTTCCTCGGCCGTGGCGGCCTCGTCGCCACGGAACTGCATCCCCGGGTCGAAAACGGTGCGCTCGTCGTCGAGGCGGGCCGTCAGTGGGTCCACCGCGACGGCCGGTACTACCGCCTGCCCGGCCCCCTCGTCGCCGACGTGGAGGTGCGCGACCGCTACGACGAGACGGGGGAGTGCTACTACGTCCTCGCCACCGTCGAGAACGCGCTGGCGGGACACATCCTCAGCTACCGGGGGTCCTTCACGCAGGAACTGACCGAACGCGAGGAAATCGCGGACCTCCGCCCGCTCACCCGCCTGCGAACGCTCCCGCCGCGATGAGCGACGCGGTCCGGTGGCCCGGAGACCGTCTCGGGGCCCGACCGACCGTCGCCGGGGTCGCCGTCACCGACGCCAGCGCCGCTGCGGGGTCCCTGCTCTGGGTCGCCACGGCCGTCCTCGGCGACCTCGGGCCGATCGAGCGCGCCCTGACGCTCGCACCCTTGGTCCTCGTCCCCCTCGGCGTCGGGATGGCCGGGACGCCGTCGTTCGACGGGGCTGCTGGGCGACTCGTGGCCCTGGCGACGTGGCTACAGCCACTGGGTGCGGTCAGCCTGACGCTCTCGCTCGTCCGCGCCGTCGACGGACCGACGGCAGCGGCGCTCGCCGCTCCGTGGCTCCTCGTCACCGGTCTGCTGGGCCTCGCCGCCGTCGTTCGAACGCGGGAGCGCGGTGGGTTCGAAACGGCGGAGACGGCCGTCGACACCGGACTGGCCTACGCCTCTGTCGGGGCGGTGGCGCTGCTGTTGTTCCATCTGGACCTGACGTTCTGGTTCGGACGCACCATCGTCCTCCTGACGGCAGTTCACTTCCACTACGCCGGGTTCGTTCTCCCCGTCGTGACGGGGCTGACTGCACGCTGCGGGCCGGGAACGGACGCCCGCTCGTTCCGCGCTCTCGTCGGCGTGATTCTGGTCGGACCGGCCATCATCGCCGTCGGCATCTCCGTCTCTCCGGTCGTCGAAGTCCTCGCAGTCGGGGGGTTCACCGTCGCCGTCGCGCTGTTCGGTGGCTACGTCGCGAGGCGTCTCGCCCCCACTCGCTCGCGTGCGCAGGGATTTCTGCTCGCCGGGTCGGCGGTGGCGCTCCCGGGTTCGATGGCGCTCGCGCTGGGTTACGGCGTCGCGACGTTCACCGGCCTCTCGCTCGGCCTCGACATCGGAACGATGGTGGCGCTCCACGGGT
This window encodes:
- a CDS encoding DUF4166 domain-containing protein, whose translation is MTGVYERALGDAAADLHPKVRERYSIGPEDGVTVGRGEMDISRGTHVLPALYAMTGREMLFPEAGHDIPFSVTTVGYELDGHEAMTTRREFDFGRKRRRFDSVTVWDDDGERLLDFLGRGGLVATELHPRVENGALVVEAGRQWVHRDGRYYRLPGPLVADVEVRDRYDETGECYYVLATVENALAGHILSYRGSFTQELTEREEIADLRPLTRLRTLPPR
- the thrC gene encoding threonine synthase, which produces MADLQLTDEVPSVADDGVWLVCIECGESFAPFDEVRYTCDHCDGLLEVRYADLPTFEDFEGEGSGVWRYHAALPFDVGVTLPEGNTPLHRVPRIEEEVGVDSLRVKHEGMNPTGSFKDRGMTVGVRVAQEVGVDRLACASTGNTSAALAAYGARGGMETLVLLPAGKVAAGKIAQAALHQARILEVDGNFDQCLDRVQDLAARGEAYLLNSLNPFRLEGQKTIGLEIMEEHYADYGEYPDRIVLPVGNAGNTAALYKCFRELVKTGAITEDQVPKITGAQAEGAAPMVEAIEEGLDETRRWEEVETRATAIRIGNPVNAPKALPGIRETGGTAVAVSDAEITEAQRDLAGEGVGVEPASAASVAGLRKLRERGVVDDDESVVCLTTGHLLKDPDAAAEAGAEPEPVPNDTDAILAHIDEGRSVTETVRKQASKAADAPLVPALVAGGLGIAYLYRKLRSKE
- a CDS encoding helix-turn-helix domain-containing protein — encoded protein: MAIDPSPDAFRELMVDEEPELDEVMACVFGVQRHEVRTYLALLDAPGSTVEELASHLDRDRSNVNRSLSTLREKGLAERRRRLLDGGGHVYQYTATPLSEARELLHETLDQWTAAVHDRIDEFDTDAV
- a CDS encoding YndJ family protein, which codes for MSDAVRWPGDRLGARPTVAGVAVTDASAAAGSLLWVATAVLGDLGPIERALTLAPLVLVPLGVGMAGTPSFDGAAGRLVALATWLQPLGAVSLTLSLVRAVDGPTAAALAAPWLLVTGLLGLAAVVRTRERGGFETAETAVDTGLAYASVGAVALLLFHLDLTFWFGRTIVLLTAVHFHYAGFVLPVVTGLTARCGPGTDARSFRALVGVILVGPAIIAVGISVSPVVEVLAVGGFTVAVALFGGYVARRLAPTRSRAQGFLLAGSAVALPGSMALALGYGVATFTGLSLGLDIGTMVALHGSLNAFGFALLGVVGWRVAVPRRRD